In Zingiber officinale cultivar Zhangliang chromosome 1A, Zo_v1.1, whole genome shotgun sequence, the DNA window CTTTTAGCTTGGTGTGAAGTTGAGGGACTGTTTCACCTTCCTTTAGTCACGGATTCGTCAATTGATTCCAAAGAAGATCTCTtcttgtgagcttggcttcggaggATCCTTCGTAAAActccaagaatttttcctagaggtctTTTACAAACTTGTGGACTCTGATTCTATTTACCTCATGTGGTGGCAAtgcacttagcagatggaattctacttttCCGTTAGCAACAAATTCAGCtggttccttcttcgtccagttttCCTCTTTTTTTAACTTGTCGTTGCAGTCAGTAGGTActgtaaaactatttttttaaattagagAGATATCGAAATCGGTTTtgaaatatacctccattttctttttttttcagtgtgcaaagtctccctcgaacttcgacgGGTGGATGCTTGTTCTGACCATCGTCTTGTATACTTCGTTCAatgattagtccttctgaagtggttgggctctgatacaaattgtagGTCCCTAATGGCCGACAAGAGGGAGGTAAATTGTCCTACACAAAATAAAACAGCAAACACCTTTCTCAAACAACTAGGCTTTATCAATTACACACTTAATCAAAATATAATGGAATTAAAAGAGTACGAGACACAcaaatttttacttgatttgcaattagAGGATTGTGACTCCAAGGAAAGTCGACTCAATAAGAAGATCTCCTTCTTGAACAAAacgtcggaggcggagaagcctcgtacacgaaAATGATGCTCGGAAATGAGAGACAGAAAGAAACTTGAAGTATAAAGTGTGTTTTTTAAAAGGAGAAGACCAGAGCTCTGTTTATAGCTCACTGGTCGAAACTGACCGTTTGCTAATGTGGCACGATCTGGGCGCCCCTAGCATTGCAAATATCATCTTCTTGCAAACGGCTATGTAATGGActtgggataaaattttatcccgctCTGAGTGCCTGGACTCACTCTAGGTGCTTGGCTGATGCTCATCCACAACGTTAAGGAGTTAAGGCGCCCAAGCTAGACCAAAGTGGTCCAAGCCCCCGGAGTAGCTCCGGGCACACGAAATAGCTCCTAGcaccagttgactttttgtctggGATTCCACtcacttaggtgatttcggctatccggaattgggctcaccTGAACTCATCTTCCGGCAttctcgagcaatctttcacttgggcttctcgtccctcagaaatgtcacgcgctttcttctcgtccaccagcatgctcttccatagcacctcatccctcgagacgcaccgagcccattgaCTCCTTTCCGTGCCATCTTTCTTGTTAGTTGCGTCTctcacttgacttcttgtgcttctaagttcctatacacttagaaacaaggatcaaaacataacaggacctaacttgacttagttgatcacattaaaactaccacggggtactgaTAGTGGGGTGACCTTAAACGAAGTTGAGGATAGGCatagagcaggtcagggtgaccggatgcttgtggAGAGGTCTGGAGCATGTTAGGATGATTGAATATTCACGGGGAGACCCGAAACAGGTTAGAGTAACTAGGATATTTACGGGGAGGTCCGGAGTAGGTCAGGTTAACCAGATGCTTTTGGGAAGGCTTGGAGTAGGTCAagatgaccggatgctcgcggAGAGGTtcagagcaggtcaggatgaccagGTATTCAGGGGGAGACCCGGAGCATGTCAGATTGACTAGATGCTTGTGGGGAGGCCTGAAGCAGGTCAAGATGACCGGATGCTTTCAGGGAGGCCTTtaacaggtcaagagtgactggacGTGGATGCTTGCAGGGAGGCTTGGAACAGGTCCAGATGACTGAATGCTCATATagagaggcccgaagcaggtcaagagtgacaaAATGCTCACGGGGGGTCTGGACCATGaaagtaattgtggtccttcgtttgaggggaggattgttgggattcaatcaaagtctcacattgaaaagatttggaaaagatcatgggtttaaaaggatgtaagatatctccattaacaTGAGGCATTTTGAgaagagcccaaaaataaattcACGAggacctaggcccaaagtggacaatatcatgtcattgtgaagatatgtgaacatccttcAGTCACAACAAAAAAGATCGTGGTAGCAGCAACCATGCCGATGGACAGCAACAACAACGTCTGTCACAATAGCAGCAACAGCCGTACCAGTGGGTACCATACTCACTGTCAGGGTCTTGGGGACAACAAGCATGGGCTGCTTCGCCTTGTCCTTGCCCCAACTCATCATGGGCTTGTCCACCTCGTGCTCGTCAACCCAGAATTCTAGGCAATCATCCACCATAGTGCCCAAGTGCCACCTCCTTCGAGCCATGCACCTACTAATATAATGTTCTTGATGAAAACTAGTACATGGATATCGACACAACCTCACACATGATTGCATATCAAAGTACTCTCACGTCCTATTTTAATATGAGCAATAACAAAAATATTATTGTTTATAGTGGATAAGAAATTCTGATTCATGGTTATGGACAAAAATCTCTTTCCTCACCTCACCCACCCTTAACTCTAAATAATGTCCTACATGCCTCTAACCTCATTAAAAACTTGATCTTTGTGCATTATTTCACCATTAATAATAATGGTTCCATTGAGTTTGACCCATTTGATTTTTCTATGAAGGATTTTCAGACGGGGATGCCACTAATGAGATGTGATAGTATTGGGGATCTATATCCTCCCACCACCTCTCCATCGACCTTTGCAGCTCTTTCTTCTGCTTTATGGCATAATCGTTTGGGACACCCAAAAGCACTTGTTTTACGCTCacttattaataataaatttattaactgTAAACCATCTTCATACTCTTGTGTTTGACAATCTTGCATTTTTGGAAAACATGTTAAATTGTCATttcttgttttgaattttttcacTACAAAGTCTTTTGATATAATACATAGTGATTTGTGGACTTCACCAATTTTAAATTCGATAGGTCATAAGTATTATATTCTTCTCTTGGATGATTATACTAATTTCTTATGGACATTCCCTATTGAAAGGAAATTATAAGTTCCTTCCATTTTTCATCTTTTAGTGCACTCATTctcaatttgaaaaaaatattaaatgttTTTAGTGTGACAATGGGAGGGAATTTGATAACAAATCATTTAAGCAATTTTGTCGCACTAATGGTATGTTGTTTCGTTTTTCTTGACCTCACACTTCTCCACAAAATGGCAAAGCTAAACGTAAAATTCGAGCAATTAATAACTTGATTCGAACTCTTCCTGCTCACTCTTCTGTGCCACCATCATTTTGACATCATGCCCTCCAAATGGCAACATACCTCTTAAACATTCTCCCTATCAAGATACTCTCCAATTACTCAATTTCTTTACCATCAGGATCCTTCCTACATACATTTATGGATGTTTGGGTGTTTATGTTATTCTCTCTTTCCCTCCACCACAATACATAAGCTACATGCCTGTTCCACCCCCTTGTGTTTTCTTGGGATACCCACTCAATCATAGAAGATATAAGTGTTATGATTTGTCTAGTCAAAAAATAATTATCTCTAGACATGTCATTTTTTATGAGTTCAACTTCTCGTTTGCCACTCCGTACACTCTTTCTTTCCACTCCTATGCATTTTTGAGTGACGATCTGCACCCCCTTTTGCATCATCATCTTCACAGTCAATCTAACCTAATCCACCAATAAGAACAAGAGCCTACTGTCGTCCAACCTCCTCAATCGACTCAATTCACACCCACATCTTAGCATGCGTCCAACAACACTTCTCCATGGCCTAGCCTACCTAAAACTGTCTAACTGTTAGCATCCTCGCCTAGCCCACACCATAACCAAACAAGCCAAGCCTTGTCTCGATCCATTACAATCTGCAAcatgcatgggatttttaagcCCAAACGTTAATTCAATTTGACGTCTTAGGTTACAACATCCCCTATTTCCCGTAACTCGAATGCTGCCTTGTCTGACCCGAATTGGAAAGCGGCTATGTTAGACAAATATGATGCTCTTACTAACAATAAGATGTGGGAGTTGGTGCCCTGTCATGTTAATCTTAATATTATTCGTTCAATGTGAATTTTTaatcataaaaataaatatgatggtTCTTTTGAAAGGCACAAATCTCATCTTGTTGGTGATGTCAAGTCTCCACAGGTTGGTATAGATTGTGATGAAACATTTAGCCTCATGGTGAAACTAGCTACTATTCGAACTATTCTCAGTATATCTCTGTCAAAATCTTGGCTCAGTCATCAACTGGATGTTAAAAATACATTCGTGCATGGTTAGGTACATAAAACCATCTACATGCATCAGTCATTGAGTTTCAAAGATCCAGTCCATCCAAAGTATGTGTGCCTATTGAAGAAATCTCTATCTGACCTCAAACATGCCCCTCGTACTTGGTATCAACGGTTTGCTAACTTTGTCTCTACTATTAGTTTTTCCCATAGCAAATCTAATCACTCTCTATTTATTTATCAATAAGAAAATGACATGACATACATTGtcctttatgttgatgacatcattcTCACTATGTCATCTAATGCTTTGTCAGTCTATTATGTCCTTTCTTGCTGCTAAATTTGCTATGAAGGATTTGGGCCCTCTAAGCTATTTCTTTGGCGTTGCAGTTCCACGACATGCAGGTGGGTTATTTCTTTGTCAACATAAATATGCTGAGGAGATTATTGAACGAGCCGACATGACCTCTTGTAAACCTGCAACTACGCTAGTGGATACTAAGGCTAAACTGAGTGTCTCTTCAGGATCTCCCCACGAAGATCCTACATATTATCGCAGTTTAGCAGGAGCATTGCAATATCATACATTAATGAGACAAGATATATGCTATACTGTACAACAGGTTTGCTTACATATGCATTACCCGAAAGTTGAACATATGAATGCTCTCAAACGAATTTTGTGATACATTCAGGGCATTCTTGACTATGACTTACATCTTTACAAGTCTTCAGTTTCTGGTCTCATCTCTTACATTGATGCTGATTGGGGTGGATGCCCTGATACTAGACGCTCCACCTCTGGATACTGTGTTTTTCTTAGAGACAACTTGATCTCTTGGTCCTCTAAACGTCAACCTACTTTATCTCGATCTAGTGCTGAAGCCGAGTATAGAGGGATAGCTAATGTTGTCTCCAAATGTTGGATCTGAAACCTTCTCTTGGAACTACATTGTCCGATCCACAAGGTCACATCGGTTTATTGTGATAATGTTAGTGCGATCTATCTCTCAAGCAATCCCATTCAACATCAGTGCACTAAACATATTGAAATGGATATCTACTTCATACGTGAGAAAGTTGCCCGTGAATAGGATCGTGTTCTTCATGTTCTGTCTCGTTATTAGATTACCGATATCTTCACTAAAAGACTTTCGCACATACTTTTTAATGACTTTCGAGATAATCTCAACGTACGATAACCTCCCACTTCAACTGCGAGAGTACgttaaattatgaaaataaccTCTACATAATGTTTTAttgttaaaatataaataatcacCTTATTATATTATGAAAAtaatctctatataattttttattattagaaagTAAATAATCACCTTGATGGTAGCCTAATAACACTCATGTACTCCTATATAAAAGATTATTTATAGATTATTTCCATAATCTAACAGTGAAATATTTGACAACCTAGTTAGCCTGAAGATAATTCGCAGCAACTAAAGCCAAAGTCATCCAAATCCTAAACAAAAGTATCACATTCAAATGATCTACGAGCATCTCAACTGTAATAGCTTCTGGACATTTGTTAAGATCGGTCATTAATACATAAAGCATAATATGAAACAAAAAGTCCCGAATTGTAGTTATAGATGCCATCAATGGCTCTATAGCACCATCAATATCAACAATGAGCACAATGAGCCAGTAGGTCATCCACAAATCACGCAAGAGAGATAAAGTCAAAGCATGCACTTCATTCCCGATGCTTTATTTGAACTGTAGACATGCGTTTTAAGGTCTTTAAACGACTGTGTTTTCCCTCTAATCTTGCTTCCAGCAATCTTGCCTTCAAGGTACTTTCTTTTACACCGGAAGCTAGCTTCGATGAGGACTCGGCTAGATAGGGAGTTTGCGGGTACTTCCACTGCTGAACTGGACTATTTATCTGATGGGCATTTCCTAGATCAGTCTCTTCCTCAACTGAGGTAATCTGGGACTTCCATAACAGGTGAGAATCTTCATGGCATGTGTCACGATCCAATGAATCACATCCAGATATTTCTGTAAAATTTTTGACAGAATTGCACGCCCGATGCTTTGAACCATTTATGGGAGACAGCTTTTGATCTGTATCCTGTCGGCGTTCCTGAGAATGATAGCAACCAGATTGTTGAGATATATTTTTTTCATCGGGATCAAATTTATTATTTGCACGGTCATCATCCGTTGGAAAATGTACTCCCTGCACTCTGTCAAAAAGTTTCATGTTGTTTCCAGATAGCTTTTCTTTGTCCATGATTTGGTTGTATTGGATGTGCAACTCTGATAAATTTTCATTGCAGTCTGAAGGGTCTAACTTTTCTCCCAGTAATGCAAATGTTCCTTGGGATCCCAGCTTTTCTATTGCATTCTGATTATCTTGCTTTAGATGATCATGACTTCCATGTTTATGAGTACTCACATTGAGCTCAAAGCAGAGAGTATCACTTGCCACAGATTCATCTTCATCATCAGCATCATGAGGTGCACTGGTAGCTCCATTTAAGAGGACAGACTCAAGAGATTGGCGCCGTATGTTGCTATGTTTCTTATCTTTGTTTTGGTACAGACTATCACTCTGCAAGGCACTAGCTTTTCTAGCTTGAAGAAATGATTCAATTTCATTTCTTAACCTGTCCGTAACTGTTGTTTTTTCTGCcaaatctccttgggcttcagcAATGTTCATCTGAACTCGCTCATCAAGCCATGCTTCTGAAATATGAAGCACTAATCTATCTCCTTTATGGCTGCAATCTCTTGGAGATGTTTGCCTCAACTCCCTGACTTCCTGCTCATAATCTGTAATGCCTTTTGCAAATTCATCACATATGTTCTCCAAAAGGTAACTTGTTTTTCTCTCTCTATCAAGATCTTTCAAAGCCTTCACATATACAGCATTCACATCAGATAACTCTTTCCCAAGTTTTCGGTGGAGACTTTCAGAGCGTCGTCTAAGATGCCTCTCATCTTCGAGCTCATCCCTAAGTGATTGTATTGCCACTTTGACCTTCTGCTGCTCTTTGTTCTTCCTAATCAATTTATCTTCAGCAACTTGCTTCATTAGATCATCCATTTCACGACGATATACATGCTGCTCTTGCATCAACTCCTGAATGCGCCCTTGTGAATGCCCTAACTCCACCTTCAATGCTTTAATCAATGATATGTTGGAATCATGTTGTTCTTCCAGGCTCCAAATGCAATTCAAtagtttcaaaaattcttttgatgTTCTGAGAC includes these proteins:
- the LOC122020233 gene encoding uncharacterized protein At5g41620-like, which gives rise to MEGGKAVAIDDEGGGGGGKEESLGVKLRRGAAVGKKGGLSTPVPTWKLGAPGGTEGEPGEPKRSSVSARKLAANLWEIQDLVPYAAMSRRGDKGRRHREGKALDDGLDDQPESASSLRRHVAASLVKNYKLNERKTRAIEPISPASYCSSIENAAVSQTIAPCSLLDLKEKHGETGSGLRTSKEFLKLLNCIWSLEEQHDSNISLIKALKVELGHSQGRIQELMQEQHVYRREMDDLMKQVAEDKLIRKNKEQQKVKVAIQSLRDELEDERHLRRRSESLHRKLGKELSDVNAVYVKALKDLDRERKTSYLLENICDEFAKGITDYEQEVRELRQTSPRDCSHKGDRLVLHISEAWLDERVQMNIAEAQGDLAEKTTVTDRLRNEIESFLQARKASALQSDSLYQNKDKKHSNIRRQSLESVLLNGATSAPHDADDEDESVASDTLCFELNVSTHKHGSHDHLKQDNQNAIEKLGSQGTFALLGEKLDPSDCNENLSELHIQYNQIMDKEKLSGNNMKLFDRVQGVHFPTDDDRANNKFDPDEKNISQQSGCYHSQERRQDTDQKLSPINGSKHRACNSVKNFTEISGCDSLDRDTCHEDSHLLWKSQITSVEEETDLGNAHQINSPVQQWKYPQTPYLAESSSKLASGVKESTLKARLLEARLEGKHSRLKTLKRMSTVQIKHRE